A window of the Streptomyces griseochromogenes genome harbors these coding sequences:
- a CDS encoding MerR family transcriptional regulator produces the protein MHTDANLLPIGEVAARLGLATSTLRYWEERGVLQPTARQSGRRLYGPEQLRRIALIQIWQESGMMSLDEIAIVLAGRTETGHWRDTIRGRMAAIDEQIDRLTQAKAYLAHYLSCPRDHPADDCPMVSEEVDAHIRPV, from the coding sequence ATGCACACGGACGCGAATCTTCTGCCCATCGGTGAGGTCGCTGCGCGGTTGGGTCTGGCCACCTCCACCCTTCGCTACTGGGAGGAACGAGGGGTCCTTCAGCCGACGGCACGACAGTCGGGGCGGCGGCTCTACGGTCCCGAGCAGCTCCGCCGGATCGCGCTCATCCAGATCTGGCAGGAGAGCGGGATGATGAGTCTGGACGAGATCGCGATCGTGCTGGCCGGCCGAACCGAGACCGGTCACTGGCGGGACACCATACGGGGCCGCATGGCTGCCATAGACGAGCAGATCGACCGCCTCACCCAGGCGAAGGCCTACCTTGCCCACTACCTCAGCTGTCCCCGTGACCATCCTGCGGATGACTGCCCGATGGTGAGCGAAGAGGTCGATGCCCACATCCGCCCTGTCTGA
- a CDS encoding FAD-dependent oxidoreductase has translation MRRHADDELAKGAEVIACDAVVIGAGPAGLATALGLGRTGVDVLLVERRTGVSKLPKAMAVSARSMELLRQWGCDRPIRQRGLPPWRSESIEWRTSLVNGRHIVSLPQVGDTRDVLSSLAVSPQAWINVPQYVVENVLRDAVGRLPNVRFCEGTEATVEEQGPDGVFLRLVRATADAPTQGEQRVRAQYVVAADGSRASTRRRLGVGAHGAGPLGTALSIAFHADPAAFRDLRSAFHWVANADLVGMVTLVSQDFAVLNILDDPSLADVHQPTPRCEHLVGLVRRACGVPDLEVGIEAAERWNITQDLADTYRRERTFLVGDAAHRFPPTGGLGLNTALAEAHNLAWKLDAVLAGWAADELLDTYEHERRPYAQAASVMAVRHFRSMLAVMERIRRLPGRVESGGRQGRAFRHALAGIVARTGRNYSADAVSFGYSYQAGGDPVSDGREGRSWPSDGYVPDARPGARAPHVWLLRDGRPVSSLDLFEDGFTLLAGPEGHVWMRAARRAGVRYGVPLSAFTVGGGGPLEDPCGRWTVIYGVGPGGAVLVRPDGHVAWRATGAMGSSGEEEPARMLVAVLKEATYASGTPQRLNAADLDAPGARVA, from the coding sequence TTGAGGCGACACGCTGACGACGAGCTGGCGAAGGGAGCCGAAGTGATCGCGTGTGACGCTGTGGTCATCGGGGCGGGACCTGCCGGGCTGGCGACGGCGCTCGGCCTCGGACGCACCGGAGTGGACGTGCTGCTCGTCGAGCGGCGCACCGGGGTCTCCAAACTGCCGAAAGCCATGGCCGTCAGCGCCCGGTCGATGGAGCTCCTGCGGCAGTGGGGATGCGACCGTCCCATTCGGCAACGGGGACTGCCCCCGTGGCGCAGTGAGAGCATCGAGTGGCGAACCTCGCTGGTGAACGGACGCCACATCGTCTCGCTGCCCCAGGTGGGGGACACACGGGACGTCCTGTCGTCGCTGGCCGTGAGTCCGCAGGCATGGATCAATGTGCCGCAGTATGTCGTCGAGAACGTCCTGCGTGATGCGGTCGGGCGACTGCCCAACGTGCGGTTCTGTGAGGGCACGGAGGCGACCGTCGAGGAACAGGGCCCCGACGGCGTGTTCTTGCGGCTGGTCCGGGCGACGGCGGACGCCCCGACGCAAGGGGAGCAGCGGGTGCGCGCGCAGTACGTCGTGGCGGCCGACGGCTCGCGTGCTTCGACGCGTCGTCGACTTGGTGTGGGTGCCCATGGAGCGGGACCCCTGGGAACGGCGCTGAGTATCGCCTTCCACGCGGATCCGGCGGCCTTCCGGGATCTCAGGAGCGCCTTCCACTGGGTGGCGAACGCGGACCTTGTCGGCATGGTGACCCTGGTCTCGCAGGACTTCGCCGTCCTGAACATCCTTGATGACCCGTCACTGGCCGACGTGCACCAGCCGACGCCGCGATGTGAGCACCTGGTCGGCCTTGTCCGCAGGGCGTGCGGAGTTCCGGATCTCGAGGTCGGCATCGAGGCGGCGGAGCGGTGGAATATCACTCAGGACCTGGCCGACACGTACCGCCGCGAACGGACGTTCCTCGTCGGTGACGCGGCTCACCGGTTCCCGCCCACCGGAGGCCTCGGGCTGAACACCGCCCTGGCCGAGGCCCACAATCTCGCCTGGAAGCTCGACGCCGTTCTGGCCGGGTGGGCGGCCGACGAGCTCCTGGACACCTACGAGCACGAGCGTCGGCCGTACGCACAGGCGGCGTCCGTCATGGCGGTGCGCCACTTCAGGTCCATGCTCGCGGTGATGGAACGGATCCGGCGGCTGCCGGGGCGTGTGGAGTCCGGAGGGCGGCAAGGGCGGGCGTTCCGTCATGCGCTGGCCGGCATCGTCGCCAGGACGGGACGGAACTACTCCGCTGACGCCGTCTCGTTCGGGTATTCCTACCAGGCAGGTGGGGACCCCGTGTCTGATGGGAGAGAGGGCCGGTCATGGCCAAGTGATGGATATGTTCCGGACGCACGCCCAGGTGCGCGTGCTCCGCACGTCTGGCTCCTGAGGGACGGTAGGCCGGTGTCCTCGCTTGATTTGTTCGAGGACGGCTTCACGCTGCTCGCGGGCCCCGAAGGGCATGTGTGGATGCGGGCCGCTCGACGGGCAGGGGTGCGCTACGGAGTCCCGCTGAGCGCATTCACCGTCGGGGGAGGTGGCCCGCTGGAGGATCCGTGCGGGCGTTGGACCGTGATCTACGGCGTCGGTCCCGGGGGCGCGGTACTCGTGCGGCCGGACGGACACGTGGCATGGCGGGCCACGGGGGCGATGGGTTCGTCGGGCGAGGAAGAGCCTGCCCGCATGCTCGTAGCCGTGCTCAAGGAGGCCACGTACGCGAGCGGCACGCCCCAACGCCTGAATGCAGCGGACCTCGATGCACCGGGTGCCCGCGTGGCCTGA
- a CDS encoding O-methyltransferase, with amino-acid sequence MELKHVVLTPELYDYLIAHGTPPDPVLTEIEERTKEFGRYQIMQTVPEQGALLHMLTKLIGARKAIEVGTFTGYSSVCIARALPKDGHLLCCDVSEEWTRVARDAWEKAGVTDRVDLVIGPALDTLRSLPQEADADLAFLDADKVNYWSYFEELLLRVRPNGLIIIDNTLFQGEVVNPDTEHESARLVHAFNERLAADDRVEVVMLPIHDGITLARKLS; translated from the coding sequence TTGGAACTCAAGCACGTCGTTCTCACGCCGGAGCTCTACGACTACCTGATCGCGCATGGCACGCCTCCGGACCCGGTACTCACGGAAATCGAGGAGCGCACCAAGGAATTCGGCCGCTACCAGATCATGCAGACCGTCCCCGAACAGGGCGCTCTGCTGCACATGCTCACCAAACTCATCGGTGCCCGTAAGGCTATAGAGGTCGGGACATTCACCGGATATTCCTCAGTCTGCATCGCCCGTGCTCTTCCGAAGGACGGACATCTTCTCTGTTGTGACGTCAGCGAGGAATGGACACGCGTGGCCCGTGACGCCTGGGAGAAAGCCGGCGTCACCGATCGGGTCGACCTGGTGATCGGTCCCGCCCTGGACACGCTGAGGAGTCTGCCGCAGGAAGCCGATGCCGACCTCGCCTTCCTTGACGCAGACAAGGTCAACTACTGGTCCTACTTCGAGGAACTGCTGCTCCGCGTCCGCCCGAACGGGCTGATCATCATCGACAACACCCTCTTCCAGGGTGAGGTCGTCAACCCGGACACCGAGCATGAGAGCGCTCGCCTGGTCCATGCCTTCAACGAGCGGCTCGCCGCGGACGACCGGGTCGAGGTCGTCATGCTGCCGATCCACGACGGGATCACACTCGCTCGCAAGCTCTCCTGA
- a CDS encoding LuxR C-terminal-related transcriptional regulator, whose product MIFGRRPELAAISSLLDDGQSNGGLVVIEGAFGSGKTELLREAGERAGQRGFCVLSASADIEEQSFGFGVVQQLFESWEEEFTDAEMRGEVSFETLHGLHRRLVGLSRKSPVLVTVDNLEFTDEPSLRWIDYVVRRTHDMPVSVIATLNPGEKPQEPHVLSGLLLSRLCRERRRLLDLGLQETAGLMEAFAGGPVPQAAVEGYHRVTGGNPLLLRECLRVSGAACQAGDIPPVDPVSADLLAGLMPMRDRLLAQLHRADPRALTVAGAAALLGDAADEGLIAVLANLSPGQLDSIRAKLAALGILRINSAAIRYPLIGALLENAVPPAERTQLHARAARALHERGAAPEEVAVHVVEAGSFDEPWAGHVLLRAGESMAASCPQSAVRVYERVLQEPIDAQERVKVLARLGMAQLNANVPAAVRRLEVAMDMASEPEERAEIALGLSCGLAVTDRHQEAVRLLDETMAKEELRRDELAERMAEQFVVAGAECRSTLDAVFARIRSYERERGSTGRCPGGLEPLIRAWLGRSAEQVLRPVQDVLSWGRDRRGTTFWYTAATSLLWCEEFELASWYAEEELRATRSAASLRRVRALLLRMQALHGLDHLEPARQCGVEALDLLDRLGIGDQAVAAAVLAPHVMVLAELDEREAAATLLAERGWQDIHPTHWHNVALLHSRARLRIAAADHVGGLADTLVVQEACRHWHMRNPAIVPWQVTAAECQQALKARPAAQEAAAEGLAAAQRWGSPRLLGQALRTMGLSLTGPRRIELLQQSAELLKSCGARLELARTLGVLGTATREKRSAEARRTLREAYELAVSCGGKALARCIQEELVHAGGRITQSAERGVDLLTGSELQVAEMAASGMTNQAIARRLKVSLRNIEAHLTHTYRKLGVTGRRELADLLRRSSAGARAFGAASRPAAALPGAGWTM is encoded by the coding sequence GTGATATTCGGTCGGCGCCCGGAACTGGCTGCCATAAGCAGTCTTCTGGACGACGGACAATCCAACGGCGGCCTTGTTGTCATCGAGGGCGCCTTCGGAAGCGGAAAGACGGAATTGCTGCGCGAGGCCGGTGAACGCGCCGGACAGCGTGGATTCTGTGTGCTCTCCGCATCCGCTGACATCGAGGAACAGTCATTCGGCTTCGGGGTGGTCCAGCAGCTCTTCGAGTCCTGGGAAGAAGAGTTTACCGATGCCGAGATGCGCGGCGAAGTGTCGTTCGAAACACTGCATGGTCTCCACCGGAGACTGGTCGGCCTGTCAAGAAAATCGCCGGTGCTCGTCACCGTGGACAACCTGGAATTCACTGACGAGCCTTCGCTGCGCTGGATCGACTATGTGGTCCGGCGGACGCACGACATGCCGGTGTCTGTCATCGCCACCCTCAATCCCGGAGAAAAGCCGCAGGAGCCGCATGTCCTTTCCGGACTGCTGCTGAGCCGGCTGTGCCGAGAGCGGCGGCGGCTTCTGGACCTGGGGCTGCAGGAGACCGCCGGCCTGATGGAGGCCTTCGCCGGAGGCCCCGTCCCTCAGGCGGCGGTGGAGGGCTACCACCGCGTGACAGGCGGCAACCCGCTGTTACTGAGGGAGTGCCTCCGCGTGTCGGGAGCCGCCTGCCAGGCAGGGGACATCCCACCGGTGGATCCTGTCTCTGCGGATCTGCTGGCAGGGCTGATGCCAATGCGTGACCGCTTGCTTGCCCAACTGCACCGTGCCGATCCCCGGGCACTGACAGTCGCCGGCGCCGCCGCCCTGCTGGGAGACGCGGCGGACGAGGGGCTGATCGCGGTGCTCGCGAATCTCTCGCCCGGTCAACTGGACAGCATCCGGGCTAAGTTGGCTGCACTGGGCATCCTGCGCATCAACAGTGCTGCCATCCGGTACCCGCTGATCGGCGCTCTGTTGGAGAATGCCGTTCCACCGGCGGAACGCACCCAACTGCACGCCAGGGCTGCCAGAGCGCTCCACGAGCGGGGCGCCGCACCGGAGGAAGTCGCAGTACACGTGGTCGAGGCCGGATCGTTCGACGAGCCATGGGCTGGGCACGTGCTTCTGCGGGCCGGGGAATCGATGGCCGCGTCCTGTCCGCAAAGTGCCGTCCGGGTCTACGAGCGGGTCCTTCAGGAGCCGATCGACGCCCAGGAGCGGGTGAAGGTCCTGGCCCGTCTGGGCATGGCGCAGCTCAACGCCAATGTGCCGGCCGCTGTTCGACGTCTTGAAGTGGCGATGGACATGGCCTCCGAGCCGGAGGAGCGCGCTGAGATTGCACTCGGCTTGTCCTGCGGACTGGCCGTAACCGACCGCCATCAGGAGGCCGTTCGACTCCTGGACGAGACGATGGCCAAGGAGGAACTGCGACGCGACGAACTCGCTGAGCGCATGGCCGAGCAGTTCGTTGTCGCGGGTGCGGAATGCCGTTCCACTCTCGATGCCGTATTCGCGAGGATCAGGTCGTACGAGCGTGAGCGGGGGAGTACCGGGCGATGTCCCGGCGGTCTCGAACCCCTGATCCGAGCCTGGCTCGGCCGCTCGGCAGAGCAGGTGCTACGCCCCGTGCAGGACGTGCTGTCATGGGGGCGGGATCGACGGGGAACGACCTTCTGGTACACAGCCGCCACCAGTCTCCTCTGGTGCGAGGAGTTCGAGCTGGCCTCCTGGTATGCGGAGGAGGAACTACGGGCCACCCGAAGCGCCGCGTCACTGCGCCGGGTGCGAGCGCTCTTGCTGCGGATGCAGGCTCTTCATGGGCTTGACCACCTGGAACCGGCCCGGCAGTGCGGTGTCGAAGCGCTCGACCTACTCGACCGGCTGGGCATCGGTGATCAGGCAGTGGCTGCCGCCGTCCTCGCACCCCATGTCATGGTCCTCGCCGAGCTGGACGAACGGGAGGCCGCAGCCACCCTGCTGGCGGAGAGGGGATGGCAGGACATCCATCCGACGCACTGGCACAACGTCGCACTTCTGCATAGTCGCGCCCGCCTCCGTATCGCTGCCGCGGATCACGTGGGAGGTCTGGCCGACACCCTCGTCGTCCAAGAGGCCTGCCGGCACTGGCATATGAGGAACCCGGCGATCGTGCCCTGGCAGGTAACGGCTGCGGAATGTCAACAGGCGCTCAAAGCCAGACCCGCGGCACAGGAAGCCGCTGCCGAAGGACTTGCCGCCGCCCAGCGATGGGGCAGCCCACGGCTGCTGGGGCAGGCGCTGCGCACGATGGGCCTGTCACTCACCGGGCCGCGGCGAATCGAACTCCTCCAGCAGAGTGCTGAGCTCCTGAAGTCGTGCGGGGCCCGGCTGGAACTCGCCAGGACGCTTGGAGTCCTCGGCACCGCGACCCGGGAGAAACGCTCCGCCGAAGCAAGGCGTACCCTCCGCGAAGCCTACGAACTGGCTGTGTCATGCGGTGGCAAGGCTCTGGCACGTTGCATTCAGGAAGAACTGGTGCATGCCGGTGGACGGATCACCCAGAGCGCCGAGCGCGGGGTCGACCTGCTGACAGGCAGTGAGCTGCAGGTCGCGGAAATGGCCGCGTCCGGCATGACCAATCAGGCCATCGCACGGCGGCTCAAGGTCAGCTTGCGCAACATCGAAGCTCATCTCACCCACACCTACCGGAAACTCGGCGTGACCGGCCGCAGAGAACTCGCCGATCTCCTGCGCAGGTCCTCTGCCGGCGCGAGGGCTTTCGGCGCCGCGAGCCGGCCGGCGGCCGCACTGCCCGGGGCGGGGTGGACCATGTGA
- a CDS encoding ketoacyl-ACP synthase III family protein, with product MRWHDLYIAGLGAFLPPPVPTEEAVERGWYDPEEAEENELTAVLVAEHECAPDMAVAAGRQALARSGHAATEVILNLHANIYHQGQDFWTPASYVQRHTVGGSGLAVQIQQGSNGGMAALEMAAAHLSAAQAGPSALITTADRYCPPGFDRWNSDTGQIYSDGAAALLLSRRFGFARLRAMVSTSDPGLEEVCRDTAGFSAVPHEDGEPLDLRSRKKRYVKNHGYDELLERLAAGTAANVRQTLTDAELTLDDMTWVVLPNLGRALLEWEFLEPLDIPLERTTWDWGRQVSHLGPGDQFAGLDHLVTSGRVRPGDHVLLVGVGIGFNWTSAVVDIDSVPDLT from the coding sequence ATGCGTTGGCACGATCTCTACATCGCCGGACTGGGAGCCTTCCTCCCCCCGCCCGTACCGACAGAAGAAGCGGTCGAACGCGGCTGGTACGACCCGGAAGAAGCGGAGGAGAACGAGCTGACCGCGGTATTGGTGGCGGAGCACGAATGCGCCCCCGACATGGCCGTGGCAGCCGGACGACAAGCCCTGGCGCGTTCTGGTCATGCAGCGACCGAGGTGATACTCAACCTCCACGCGAACATCTACCACCAGGGGCAGGACTTCTGGACTCCCGCTTCGTACGTCCAGCGTCATACCGTGGGCGGCAGCGGCCTGGCGGTGCAGATCCAGCAGGGGTCCAACGGAGGTATGGCCGCGCTCGAAATGGCAGCCGCGCACCTCTCCGCGGCGCAGGCCGGGCCCTCGGCATTGATCACGACGGCGGACAGGTACTGCCCTCCCGGTTTCGACCGCTGGAACAGCGACACCGGACAGATCTACTCTGACGGAGCCGCCGCATTGCTGCTCTCCCGCCGTTTCGGTTTCGCCCGCCTCCGGGCCATGGTGTCCACATCCGACCCCGGACTCGAGGAAGTGTGCCGCGACACGGCCGGCTTCTCCGCCGTGCCGCACGAGGACGGTGAGCCCCTCGACCTGCGCTCCCGGAAGAAGCGCTACGTCAAGAACCACGGCTACGACGAACTCCTCGAGCGGCTCGCCGCAGGTACGGCCGCGAACGTCCGGCAGACCCTCACCGACGCGGAGTTGACGCTGGACGACATGACCTGGGTCGTTCTGCCCAACCTGGGCCGAGCCCTGCTGGAATGGGAGTTCCTCGAACCACTGGACATCCCCCTGGAGCGGACGACTTGGGACTGGGGGCGCCAGGTCTCGCATCTGGGACCGGGAGATCAGTTCGCCGGCCTCGATCACCTGGTGACCAGCGGCCGGGTCCGGCCAGGAGACCATGTTCTGCTGGTCGGCGTGGGGATCGGGTTCAACTGGACCAGCGCAGTGGTGGACATCGACTCGGTGCCCGACCTGACATAG
- a CDS encoding non-ribosomal peptide synthetase has protein sequence MTVPAGRHSEQTSAEDLRGLDSHDRRAAVEDWLRGRISHLGKAAPQDIDGTAPLTAAGISSLRLLRLRAQLTRELGVTPPLRVASLDALADWVTDALGGGQEGAGEPAGTHITPDPGKQFEPFPLTDLQHAYLMGRSQAFELGSLGGHAYFELTPADGDVQRLETAWQRVVQRHGALRMTVLPDGSQQTLEQVPPYRFDVLDLRAEPEDKALEWLEEVRARMSHEVFVLQQWPLFHIAVTQMPSGATHVHFSIDLFVADLWALRVLLGDWWRLYANPEADLPALELTFRDVVLAERATHGSGAFEQARRYWDERLDDLPPAPQLPADTAAARPHFTRRMARIPAPVWSTVKELAGGRGVTPSGVLLAAYSVVLGAWSSSQRFTVDVTLFNRPSIHPQIDSLVGDFTNVDLLAVDLVDADTFQDFADAVQQRLWMDLQHAAAGGVQSLRELAARRGTGTAALAPVVFTSALGNDDDGFSSLFGGFGTPVHAITQTPQLYLDHQVFEEQGEAVLVWDTRDGVLSESLLEDMFEAYQRLVLSLAEPRTWSGPPEIELPVWQREVRARVNETSGPLPSGVLATRILERSTAADSAGTAAVITAERVLTFEELGRQAVGIARALHARGLARGALVGIGAVKGWRQIAAVLGVTAAGCTYVPIDPVLPPARRAWMIEHAGIELLVTDHLQDVEWPPTLPLMAVDDVLPTSAEELARWQCPAEPEDIAYVLYTSGSTGTPKGVAVSHRSVLNTLMEVNRRFGAGPQDRILGLSSLSFDLSLYDTFGVPAAGGALVLPEPEAVRDPARWLKLIRSHRVTLWNSVPALMDMLATYCEAGSSTDALPLRTVILSGDWIPVRLPDRIRSLGDGIQVVAAGGPTETSVWSNAYAIEEVDSGWTSIPYGFPLRNHRLHVLNERLAPAPAWVPGPLYVGGAGLAAGYHRDPERTAQSFISHPVTGERLYRTGDLARYRPDGCLEILGREDFQVKIGGFRIELGEIEHALNEQPEVDQAVVVAAASGDQRHLVGFVVPAAAAADHADPVEDDFGDIERDPVARLRFKLARPGLRGIDGPSVALADSSSPASQRRSCRTFRADPVPRQALAELLAALRSTEQDGHFLPRYAYGSPGALYPVQVYVQIHPGRVEGVAGGSYYYDPRRHALTLCSSETSLPAELFAAANQELVDKAAFVVFLVAQRRAIDPLYGKVARDFCLLESGLVTQLLEMTASLGGLGTCQLGATSDGPALRAAFDLDEGHELLHTLVGGLPADLDTAPAPVTEQALADELRSRLAERLPSYLVPGRLVLLDRLPLNQRGKVDRGALVRRAEAADAGTRVRQAPRDDMERLITDVVCQVLGLESVGATDNFMEIGAGSVHLTRMYGLLRDRLPQDFGLLALFEHPSPRALAAWLRGDIDDTAAVAKGRARAQRQRAARQRTIRRTPGTEE, from the coding sequence ATGACTGTCCCGGCAGGCCGCCACTCCGAGCAGACCAGTGCGGAGGATCTACGCGGCCTCGATTCACACGACCGGCGAGCCGCGGTGGAGGACTGGCTGCGCGGCCGGATCAGCCACCTCGGCAAAGCAGCTCCACAGGACATCGACGGTACGGCGCCGCTGACCGCCGCAGGGATCAGTTCCTTGCGGCTGCTGCGTCTGCGCGCTCAACTGACCCGGGAGCTCGGCGTCACGCCGCCGCTGCGCGTCGCATCGCTGGACGCACTGGCCGACTGGGTCACCGACGCGCTGGGCGGCGGACAGGAGGGGGCCGGTGAACCGGCGGGGACCCACATCACCCCCGATCCCGGCAAACAGTTCGAACCCTTTCCGCTCACCGACCTCCAGCATGCATATCTGATGGGCCGCAGCCAGGCCTTCGAGCTGGGATCGCTCGGCGGCCACGCGTACTTCGAGCTCACGCCCGCCGACGGGGACGTCCAACGACTGGAGACCGCCTGGCAACGCGTCGTCCAGCGGCACGGTGCCCTGCGCATGACAGTCCTCCCCGACGGCAGCCAGCAGACCCTCGAGCAGGTGCCGCCCTACCGGTTCGACGTCCTCGACCTGCGTGCGGAACCCGAGGACAAGGCCCTCGAGTGGCTCGAGGAAGTCCGGGCCAGGATGTCGCACGAGGTCTTCGTCCTGCAGCAGTGGCCGCTCTTCCACATCGCCGTCACCCAGATGCCGAGTGGGGCCACCCACGTGCACTTCAGCATCGATCTGTTCGTCGCCGACCTGTGGGCGCTCCGTGTCCTGCTGGGCGACTGGTGGCGGCTGTACGCGAACCCCGAGGCGGACCTGCCCGCCCTCGAACTCACCTTCAGGGACGTGGTGCTGGCTGAACGGGCCACCCACGGCTCCGGGGCCTTCGAGCAGGCCAGGCGGTACTGGGACGAGCGACTCGATGATCTCCCGCCCGCTCCGCAACTGCCGGCCGACACCGCTGCGGCGCGACCCCACTTCACCCGGCGCATGGCGCGCATCCCGGCCCCGGTGTGGTCCACCGTGAAGGAGCTCGCAGGAGGCCGCGGAGTCACCCCGTCGGGAGTGCTGCTCGCCGCCTACTCGGTCGTACTGGGAGCCTGGAGTTCGAGCCAGCGGTTCACGGTCGATGTCACTCTCTTCAACCGGCCGTCCATCCACCCGCAGATCGACAGCCTGGTCGGGGACTTCACCAACGTGGATCTGCTCGCGGTCGATCTGGTCGACGCGGACACGTTCCAGGACTTCGCCGACGCGGTCCAGCAACGGCTGTGGATGGACCTGCAGCATGCCGCTGCCGGGGGCGTGCAGTCGCTCCGTGAGCTTGCCGCCAGGCGAGGTACGGGAACAGCGGCACTGGCCCCCGTGGTCTTCACCAGTGCCCTGGGCAACGACGACGACGGGTTCTCCTCCCTCTTCGGCGGCTTCGGGACACCGGTCCACGCCATCACCCAGACCCCACAGCTCTACCTCGACCACCAGGTCTTCGAGGAGCAGGGCGAGGCTGTACTCGTCTGGGACACGCGGGACGGCGTGCTCTCCGAGAGCCTCCTGGAGGACATGTTCGAGGCCTATCAGCGGCTGGTTCTCTCCCTTGCCGAACCTCGGACGTGGTCCGGTCCGCCGGAGATCGAGCTGCCTGTCTGGCAGCGCGAGGTGCGTGCGCGCGTCAACGAGACCTCCGGGCCGCTCCCCTCGGGCGTGCTGGCCACACGGATCCTCGAGCGCTCCACAGCCGCGGACTCGGCAGGGACCGCCGCCGTCATCACCGCGGAGCGGGTTCTCACCTTCGAGGAACTCGGCCGCCAGGCCGTCGGCATCGCCCGCGCGTTGCACGCACGGGGGCTGGCCCGAGGGGCGCTCGTGGGTATCGGAGCCGTCAAGGGATGGCGGCAGATCGCGGCCGTGCTGGGTGTCACGGCAGCCGGATGCACCTATGTACCGATCGACCCGGTGCTGCCGCCGGCCCGCCGTGCCTGGATGATCGAGCATGCGGGCATCGAGCTGCTGGTCACCGATCACCTCCAGGACGTCGAGTGGCCGCCGACGCTGCCGCTGATGGCGGTGGACGACGTACTGCCGACAAGCGCCGAAGAGCTGGCCCGCTGGCAGTGCCCGGCCGAGCCGGAGGACATCGCCTACGTGCTCTACACCTCCGGCTCCACGGGCACCCCCAAGGGCGTCGCGGTCAGCCACCGGTCCGTCCTCAACACCCTGATGGAGGTGAACCGGCGCTTCGGGGCCGGGCCGCAGGACCGCATCCTCGGCCTGTCGTCGCTCAGCTTCGACCTGTCTCTGTACGACACCTTCGGCGTGCCCGCGGCCGGAGGCGCGCTGGTGCTGCCGGAGCCCGAGGCCGTACGCGACCCGGCTCGCTGGCTGAAGCTGATACGGAGCCACCGCGTCACTCTCTGGAACAGTGTTCCCGCGTTGATGGACATGCTCGCCACCTACTGCGAGGCGGGCAGCTCCACAGACGCGCTCCCCCTGCGTACGGTGATCCTCAGCGGAGACTGGATCCCGGTGCGGCTGCCCGACCGGATCCGGTCCCTCGGCGACGGCATCCAGGTCGTCGCGGCCGGCGGCCCCACCGAGACCTCGGTCTGGTCGAACGCCTACGCCATCGAGGAGGTTGACAGCGGGTGGACATCCATCCCCTACGGATTCCCGCTCCGCAACCACCGGCTGCACGTCCTCAACGAACGGCTGGCGCCCGCCCCTGCCTGGGTGCCGGGTCCCCTGTACGTCGGCGGAGCCGGCCTGGCCGCGGGATACCACCGCGACCCCGAGCGCACCGCCCAGTCGTTCATCAGCCACCCGGTCACCGGCGAACGGCTGTACCGCACAGGAGACCTGGCTCGCTACCGCCCCGACGGATGCCTGGAGATCCTCGGGCGGGAGGACTTCCAGGTCAAGATCGGCGGCTTCCGGATCGAACTCGGTGAGATCGAGCACGCGCTGAACGAGCAGCCGGAAGTGGACCAGGCGGTCGTCGTCGCGGCGGCATCCGGTGATCAGCGCCACCTCGTCGGCTTCGTGGTGCCGGCGGCTGCGGCCGCGGATCACGCGGATCCCGTCGAAGACGACTTCGGGGACATCGAACGCGACCCGGTGGCCCGGCTCCGGTTCAAGCTCGCCCGACCCGGACTGCGGGGCATCGATGGGCCCTCGGTCGCACTCGCCGACAGCTCCTCACCCGCCTCGCAGCGGCGAAGCTGCCGGACCTTCCGCGCCGACCCCGTGCCGCGGCAGGCGCTCGCCGAACTGCTCGCCGCACTGCGCTCGACCGAACAGGACGGCCACTTCCTTCCCCGGTACGCGTACGGCTCTCCCGGGGCGCTCTACCCGGTACAGGTCTACGTGCAGATCCACCCCGGTCGCGTGGAAGGCGTGGCAGGTGGCAGCTACTACTACGACCCCCGCCGCCATGCCCTCACGCTGTGTTCCTCCGAGACCTCCCTGCCTGCCGAGCTCTTCGCCGCAGCCAACCAGGAACTCGTGGACAAGGCCGCCTTCGTCGTCTTCCTCGTGGCCCAGCGACGCGCCATCGACCCGCTCTACGGCAAGGTCGCCCGCGACTTCTGCCTGCTGGAGAGCGGACTCGTCACCCAACTGCTGGAGATGACGGCCTCGCTGGGCGGCCTCGGCACGTGCCAACTCGGCGCGACCTCGGACGGCCCCGCCCTGCGCGCGGCCTTCGACCTCGACGAGGGACACGAGCTGCTGCACACGCTCGTCGGCGGACTGCCCGCCGACCTCGACACCGCACCGGCGCCGGTGACCGAGCAGGCCCTGGCCGACGAGTTGCGCAGCAGGCTGGCCGAGCGCCTCCCGTCCTACCTCGTGCCCGGCCGACTGGTCCTGCTGGACCGCCTGCCGCTCAACCAGCGCGGCAAGGTCGACCGGGGAGCACTCGTCCGACGAGCCGAAGCCGCCGACGCGGGCACCCGTGTCCGCCAGGCTCCTCGAGACGACATGGAGCGGCTGATCACCGACGTGGTGTGCCAGGTGCTGGGGCTGGAGAGCGTCGGCGCCACGGACAATTTCATGGAGATCGGAGCGGGTTCGGTACATCTCACCCGGATGTACGGCCTCCTGCGGGACCGTCTGCCCCAGGACTTCGGCCTTCTCGCCCTCTTCGAACACCCCAGCCCCCGCGCCCTGGCCGCATGGCTGCGCGGCGACATCGACGACACGGCCGCCGTCGCGAAGGGCAGGGCACGAGCCCAGCGGCAGCGTGCCGCACGACAGCGGACCATTCGACGGACTCCCGGAACGGAGGAGTAG